GATTGTTTTGACTTGAAAATAGGAAAGTGGAACAAGTCCAATCGTACGAGCTTATATTAAGAAGAAGAGCTCAGTCACCCCTTCGCCACTACTTCCAGTATTGTAATCTTTAGTTGACCGACTTCACTTCCCCCCACCAATTCTCCACTCTCCCCCTCTTCTATATATAAGGCCCCCACCTCACTCACTCTTCCATCATCATTTCCATCCATTTGAAATCACCTCTCTTCTcctgctctctctctctctctctctctctctcgaaACTCAACAGATTCAACCACAAGAGTCGAGAATTCACctacaagaaaagaaaaaaattcacgACTATGGCTCTAGAAGCTCTAAACTCTCCTACAACAAACACCCACAATCATCATCCGTTTAGATACGAAGACTCATGGACTAAAAGAAGGCGCTCAAAACGACCCCGTACCGACGAGTCCCCACCACTGCCACCAGCAGTAGCAGCTCCCACAGAAGAAGAGTACATGGCTCTCTGTCTCATCATGCTCGCCCGCGGTACCACCACCGCCAACACCGCTCCAGCCGAAAGAACCCCATCCCTGGCGCCGGAACAGCGGCCGCAGGATCAGTTCCCGGAGCCGCCAAGTTTGAAACTTTCTTACAAGTGCAGTGTGTGCAACAAGGCTTTCTCTTCTTACCAGGCCCTTGGTGGGCACAAAGCCAGCCACCGCAAGAACGCTGCTGACGCCTCGGCTTCTCCCAACGCCGCAGCCGCCAGTGACGTCACCCCACCACCGTCA
This window of the Citrus sinensis cultivar Valencia sweet orange chromosome 8, DVS_A1.0, whole genome shotgun sequence genome carries:
- the LOC102609128 gene encoding zinc finger protein ZAT10 codes for the protein MALEALNSPTTNTHNHHPFRYEDSWTKRRRSKRPRTDESPPLPPAVAAPTEEEYMALCLIMLARGTTTANTAPAERTPSLAPEQRPQDQFPEPPSLKLSYKCSVCNKAFSSYQALGGHKASHRKNAADASASPNAAAASDVTPPPSATASSGSGGRTHECSICHKSFPTGQALGGHKRCHYEGGINNNNNNSSSNNNKSNNNSDVVTSGSASVGASAVTFSEGGGSSSQRGFDLNLPALPEFWSQEVESPLPAKKPKLLMHYSSLED